In Lactococcus paracarnosus, a genomic segment contains:
- the carB gene encoding carbamoyl-phosphate synthase large subunit, whose product MPKRKDIKKIMVIGSGPIIIGQAAEFDYAGTQACLALKEEGYSVVLVNSNPATIMTDKEIADKVYIEPITVEFVTRILRKERPDAILPTLGGQTGLNMAMSLSKTGILDDLNIELLGTKLSAIDQAEDRDLFKKLMEELDQPIPESEIVNTVEQAVTFANVIGYPIIVRPAFTLGGTGGGMCDNEEELRETAENGLKLSPVTQCLIERSIAGFKEIEYEVMRDAADNAIVVCNMENFDPVGIHTGDSIVFAPSQTLSDIEYQMLRDASLKIIRALKIEGGCNVQLALDPDSFNYYVIEVNPRVSRSSALASKATGYPIAKLAAKIAVGLTLDEMINPVTGTTYAMFEPALDYVVSKIPRFPFDKFESGERRLGTQMKATGEVMAIGRTIEESFLKAVRSLEVGAYHNEMPELADVTDDALVEKIVKAQDDRLFYLSEAIRRGYTIEELHSLTKIDLFFLDKLLHIFEIEQELAVNVFNPDILKEAKRNGFSDRKIADLWQTDAAEVRKRRLDNKIVPIFKMVDTCAGEFESTTPYFYSTYEFENESVRSKKESVLVLGSGPIRIGQGVEFDYATVHSVKAIQAAGYEAIIMNSNPETVSTDFSVSDKLYFEPLTFEDVMNVIDLEQPKGVIVQFGGQTAINLAEPLSKAGVQILGTQVEALDRAEDRKLFEAALQELAIPQPIGATATNEEEAVANADKIGYPVLVRPSYVLGGRAMEIVDNEADLRNYMQTAVKASPDHPVLVDSYLLGRECEVDAICDGENVLIPGIMEHIERAGVHSGDSMAVYPPQNLSAALQATIADYTKRLAIGLNCIGMMNVQFVIFEETVYVIEVNPRASRTVPFLSKVTGIPMAQVATQLILGKTLPELGYEDGLYPEDDKVHVKAPVFSFTKLQKVDAYLSPEMKSTGEVMGSDVTLEKALYKAFEASYLHLPTFGNVLFTVADDAKAEALALAKRFYEIGYGIYATDGTAKYFKENGIYAEVIAKIGELALDQENIVDSIRAGRLQAVVNTMGKDRNSHNTDGMLIRRESIEQGVPLFTSLDTIAAMLKVLESRSFTTQAI is encoded by the coding sequence ATGCCAAAACGTAAAGATATCAAAAAAATCATGGTAATCGGCTCTGGCCCAATCATCATTGGTCAAGCAGCAGAATTTGACTACGCTGGCACGCAAGCTTGCCTCGCTTTAAAAGAAGAAGGTTACAGCGTTGTATTAGTTAACTCAAATCCAGCAACTATTATGACAGATAAAGAAATCGCTGATAAAGTTTATATTGAACCGATTACAGTCGAGTTTGTCACACGTATTCTCCGTAAAGAACGACCAGATGCTATTCTACCAACACTTGGTGGACAGACAGGGCTAAATATGGCCATGTCTTTATCTAAAACAGGTATCTTGGATGATCTGAATATCGAACTACTGGGTACAAAACTCTCAGCAATTGACCAAGCAGAAGACAGAGATTTATTTAAGAAATTGATGGAAGAGTTAGACCAACCGATCCCAGAATCTGAGATTGTCAATACTGTGGAACAAGCCGTTACCTTTGCTAACGTCATTGGTTATCCGATTATTGTACGTCCAGCCTTTACCTTAGGTGGTACTGGTGGCGGTATGTGTGATAACGAAGAAGAGTTACGTGAAACAGCTGAAAATGGTCTCAAACTATCACCTGTTACACAATGTTTGATTGAACGCTCTATCGCAGGCTTTAAAGAAATCGAATACGAAGTCATGCGTGATGCAGCAGACAATGCGATCGTAGTTTGTAACATGGAAAACTTTGATCCAGTTGGGATTCATACGGGAGACTCTATCGTCTTTGCACCCAGTCAAACCTTGAGCGACATCGAGTATCAAATGCTACGTGATGCGTCATTGAAAATTATTCGTGCCCTAAAAATTGAGGGTGGTTGTAATGTTCAGCTTGCCCTTGATCCAGATAGTTTTAACTACTATGTCATAGAAGTTAACCCACGTGTATCACGTTCATCAGCGCTTGCATCAAAAGCAACGGGTTATCCAATCGCTAAATTAGCTGCTAAAATAGCTGTTGGTTTGACTTTGGATGAGATGATTAACCCTGTTACAGGGACAACTTATGCCATGTTTGAACCTGCACTTGACTATGTTGTCTCAAAAATTCCACGTTTTCCATTTGATAAGTTTGAGTCTGGTGAACGCCGTCTTGGCACACAGATGAAAGCAACTGGTGAAGTGATGGCAATTGGTCGAACGATAGAAGAGTCATTTCTTAAGGCTGTTCGCTCACTAGAAGTCGGTGCCTATCATAATGAAATGCCTGAACTAGCAGATGTGACAGATGATGCCTTAGTTGAGAAAATCGTTAAAGCACAAGATGACCGTTTGTTCTACCTATCAGAGGCGATTCGTCGCGGTTATACGATAGAAGAATTGCACAGTCTAACCAAAATTGACCTCTTTTTCCTAGATAAATTATTGCATATCTTCGAAATCGAACAAGAACTTGCGGTTAATGTCTTCAATCCAGATATCCTAAAAGAAGCAAAACGGAATGGTTTTTCAGACCGCAAGATTGCTGACTTGTGGCAGACTGATGCTGCTGAGGTTCGGAAGCGTCGACTAGATAACAAAATCGTCCCTATCTTTAAGATGGTGGATACGTGTGCTGGGGAATTTGAATCAACAACACCTTATTTCTATAGTACATACGAGTTTGAAAATGAGTCTGTTCGCTCAAAAAAAGAATCAGTCCTCGTTCTTGGATCTGGTCCGATTCGGATCGGTCAGGGTGTCGAATTTGACTATGCAACTGTTCACTCGGTAAAAGCAATTCAAGCTGCAGGCTATGAAGCCATCATCATGAACTCGAATCCAGAAACTGTATCGACTGACTTCTCAGTTTCTGACAAGCTTTATTTTGAGCCATTAACCTTTGAAGACGTCATGAATGTTATTGATCTTGAGCAACCTAAAGGGGTTATCGTTCAGTTTGGTGGCCAAACGGCGATTAACTTAGCAGAACCTTTGTCTAAAGCTGGCGTTCAAATTCTAGGGACACAGGTCGAGGCGCTTGATCGTGCAGAAGATAGAAAACTCTTTGAGGCTGCCCTGCAAGAACTTGCCATCCCACAACCGATCGGTGCGACTGCAACTAATGAAGAAGAAGCAGTAGCCAATGCAGATAAAATCGGTTATCCAGTCCTTGTCCGCCCATCTTATGTTTTGGGTGGTCGTGCCATGGAAATCGTAGACAACGAAGCTGACTTAAGAAATTACATGCAAACTGCTGTTAAGGCAAGTCCAGATCATCCAGTCTTAGTTGACTCGTATCTCTTAGGACGGGAATGTGAAGTGGATGCCATCTGTGATGGTGAAAATGTCTTAATTCCAGGTATTATGGAGCATATCGAGCGTGCGGGTGTCCACTCGGGAGATTCGATGGCGGTCTATCCTCCACAAAATCTGTCTGCTGCCTTGCAAGCAACAATTGCTGACTATACAAAACGCTTAGCAATAGGCCTAAACTGTATCGGGATGATGAATGTTCAGTTTGTTATCTTTGAAGAAACCGTTTATGTCATTGAAGTAAACCCACGTGCCTCAAGGACAGTACCATTCTTGTCTAAGGTGACAGGTATTCCGATGGCGCAAGTTGCAACACAACTCATTCTAGGTAAAACGTTACCTGAACTAGGGTATGAAGATGGGCTTTACCCAGAAGATGACAAAGTCCATGTTAAAGCACCTGTCTTTAGTTTTACCAAGCTACAAAAAGTGGATGCTTACCTATCGCCTGAAATGAAATCAACAGGGGAAGTTATGGGATCTGATGTGACGCTTGAAAAAGCACTCTATAAAGCATTTGAAGCGTCTTACCTCCATTTACCAACATTTGGTAATGTGCTCTTCACTGTTGCTGACGATGCTAAAGCAGAGGCCTTAGCCTTAGCCAAACGCTTTTACGAGATTGGCTACGGTATTTATGCCACTGATGGGACAGCTAAGTACTTTAAAGAAAATGGCATCTATGCAGAAGTTATCGCTAAAATTGGCGAGCTTGCCCTAGATCAAGAAAATATTGTCGATAGCATACGTGCAGGACGTCTGCAAGCTGTTGTGAACACCATGGGTAAAGATCGTAATTCACATAACACAGATGGTATGCTGATTCGTCGGGAATCGATTGAACAAGGAGTTCCATTGTTTACCTCACTAGATACGATTGCTGCCATGTTAAAAGTTTTGGAGAGTCGGTCATTTACAACACAAGCAATCTAA
- a CDS encoding aspartate carbamoyltransferase catalytic subunit — translation MVSIKHLTSMDLLANDEVMGLIKRAQYLKHHQVKPDFKRQFFVANLFFENSTRTHKSFEVAEKKLGLDVINFDASTSSVNKGETLYDTVLTMSAIGIDVCVIRHTDENFYQELVDSRTIQSAIINGGDGSGQHPSQSLLDLLTIYEAFGRFEGVKIMIAGDITHSRVAKSNMQMLKRLGADIYFTGPESWYDPAFDIYGRYVSLDSMVEEIDVVMLLRVQHERHDSGTTFSKADYHEQYGLTTERYAKLKPHAIIMHPAPVNRGVEIASHLVEAPKSRIVAQMHNGVYMRMAILEAILNGKA, via the coding sequence ATGGTATCAATCAAACATCTCACAAGTATGGATTTGCTAGCAAATGATGAAGTCATGGGGCTCATCAAACGTGCGCAGTATCTGAAACATCATCAGGTTAAACCAGACTTTAAAAGACAATTTTTTGTCGCTAATCTATTTTTTGAGAATTCAACTAGGACCCACAAGTCATTCGAGGTTGCTGAGAAAAAACTTGGATTAGATGTGATAAACTTTGATGCCTCTACTAGCTCAGTTAATAAGGGTGAGACACTCTATGATACTGTCTTGACCATGAGTGCCATAGGCATTGATGTCTGTGTCATCAGGCACACCGATGAGAACTTTTATCAAGAGCTTGTTGATAGTAGAACGATTCAATCGGCAATTATTAATGGGGGAGATGGCTCAGGCCAGCATCCCAGCCAATCCTTGCTTGATTTACTGACAATCTATGAAGCCTTTGGTAGATTTGAGGGCGTCAAGATCATGATTGCAGGGGATATCACCCACAGTCGTGTTGCCAAATCTAACATGCAGATGCTAAAACGATTAGGCGCTGATATTTATTTTACAGGCCCTGAGAGTTGGTATGATCCAGCTTTTGATATTTATGGTCGCTATGTTAGCCTAGACAGCATGGTAGAGGAGATCGATGTGGTCATGTTACTTAGAGTGCAACATGAGCGCCATGACTCAGGCACTACCTTTTCAAAAGCTGACTACCATGAACAATATGGGCTTACAACCGAGCGATATGCTAAGCTAAAACCGCATGCCATCATCATGCATCCAGCACCAGTGAATCGAGGCGTAGAGATTGCTAGCCACTTGGTGGAAGCACCAAAATCTCGAATCGTTGCACAGATGCATAATGGGGTCTACATGCGCATGGCAATTTTAGAAGCCATATTAAACGGCAAGGCATGA
- a CDS encoding heavy metal translocating P-type ATPase, with product MKNWQKLSLTISVAVLALLLEFGFKKPLFTQGLVTVVGAILALSMLIEMVKTLRSGRYGVDLLAIIAIISTLIIGQYWASLIIILMLVGGESLEDYAANRASRELHKLLENSPTIAHKQVGDHYQDTPIEDMKIGDVVLVKPSELVPIDGDILEGASWFNKASLTGESEPVAKQKGEAVLSGSINGETAVLVTVTQLASDSQYQKIVQLVKESEATPAEFVRLADRYAVPFTIIALLIAGGAWIVSGDMTRFAEVLVVASPCPLILAAPIAFVGGMSRSSRHGLLVKNGTTIEKLSLVKTVAFDKTGTLTTGILQVKCIRPESDALSEDDLLQLAYSLEIASNHILAKSLVKLAESKGISRLAVSDLTEETGLGLSGVINGKAYRIGRAKFANTKDEKISGTAVNISENDVFIGRILFEDKVRPESKDVIENLKGLAVSHIMMLTGDNLKTAETVADELGITEVHAQLMPSEKIEILKALPEANRPMVMVGDGINDAPALALSDVGIALGASGATVASESADVVVLRNDLSLIPESIQISRETMKVAKEAVLIGIFICIVLMLIAATGVLPAIIGALLQEVIDTVSILYALKALKDRK from the coding sequence ATGAAGAACTGGCAAAAATTATCGTTAACAATTAGTGTAGCAGTATTGGCACTTTTATTAGAATTTGGTTTTAAAAAACCACTATTTACACAAGGATTAGTGACAGTCGTAGGTGCGATTTTAGCCCTGTCGATGTTGATTGAGATGGTGAAGACCTTACGAAGTGGGCGATATGGTGTTGATTTATTAGCGATTATTGCTATTATCTCTACACTAATCATTGGACAATACTGGGCAAGCTTAATCATCATCTTAATGTTGGTTGGGGGAGAGAGTTTAGAGGATTATGCTGCTAACCGTGCAAGTCGGGAGCTCCATAAGTTACTAGAGAATTCTCCGACGATTGCCCATAAGCAAGTAGGTGACCACTATCAAGATACGCCGATTGAAGACATGAAAATCGGTGATGTTGTGCTTGTTAAACCAAGTGAACTTGTCCCGATTGATGGTGATATTTTAGAAGGCGCTAGCTGGTTTAATAAAGCGTCTTTGACAGGTGAGTCAGAGCCGGTAGCGAAACAAAAAGGAGAAGCTGTTTTATCTGGTAGTATTAATGGTGAAACAGCAGTATTAGTCACAGTAACTCAGTTAGCATCAGACAGTCAATATCAGAAGATCGTTCAGTTGGTTAAGGAAAGTGAAGCGACACCCGCTGAATTTGTCAGACTGGCCGATCGTTATGCCGTGCCATTTACCATCATCGCCTTATTGATCGCGGGTGGTGCCTGGATCGTATCTGGTGATATGACGCGTTTTGCTGAGGTATTGGTTGTGGCAAGTCCGTGTCCATTGATTCTTGCAGCTCCGATTGCTTTTGTAGGTGGGATGAGTCGTAGCTCGCGTCATGGCTTGTTAGTCAAGAATGGGACTACGATTGAAAAATTATCTTTAGTTAAGACCGTCGCCTTTGATAAGACAGGGACACTTACGACTGGTATTTTACAAGTTAAGTGTATTCGTCCAGAAAGCGACGCACTATCAGAAGATGATTTGCTCCAACTGGCTTATTCTTTAGAAATAGCTAGTAATCATATCTTAGCTAAGTCTTTGGTCAAACTAGCAGAAAGTAAAGGCATCTCACGTCTTGCTGTTTCCGATTTGACAGAAGAAACAGGGCTAGGCTTAAGTGGCGTGATTAATGGCAAAGCATATCGCATAGGCCGTGCAAAATTTGCCAATACCAAAGATGAGAAAATAAGCGGTACAGCTGTCAATATCAGTGAGAATGATGTCTTTATCGGCCGTATTTTATTTGAAGATAAAGTGCGTCCTGAATCTAAAGACGTGATTGAAAACCTAAAAGGATTAGCTGTTTCACACATCATGATGCTGACTGGTGATAATCTGAAAACCGCTGAAACTGTAGCAGATGAACTAGGTATAACAGAAGTCCATGCACAGTTAATGCCGAGTGAGAAAATCGAGATTTTGAAGGCTTTACCAGAGGCAAATCGCCCGATGGTCATGGTTGGTGATGGGATTAATGATGCACCTGCGCTTGCGCTTTCGGATGTTGGGATTGCACTGGGTGCAAGTGGTGCAACTGTAGCCAGTGAAAGTGCTGATGTAGTCGTGCTCAGAAATGACTTAAGCTTGATACCGGAAAGTATTCAAATTTCTCGGGAAACGATGAAAGTGGCAAAAGAAGCAGTCTTAATCGGTATTTTTATCTGTATCGTTTTGATGCTAATTGCAGCAACGGGTGTTTTACCTGCTATTATTGGGGCTTTACTACAAGAAGTGATCGATACAGTCTCTATTCTTTATGCTTTAAAAGCACTTAAAGATCGCAAATAA
- a CDS encoding carbamoyl phosphate synthase small subunit codes for MKRLLILEDGTIFEGTAFGADIDVTGEVVFSTGMTGYQESITDQSYNGQILTFTYPLVGNYGINRDDYESIIPTCKGVIVREHARLASNWRNQMSLDEFLQRKNIPGISGIDTRALTKIIRHHGTMKATLVNPGDEIKHIQDQLRATVLPTNQVAQVSTKTAYPSPGTGRSIVVVDFGLKHSILRELSKRECNLTIVPHTITAEEIIDMNPDGVMLTNGPGDPTDVPQALDMIRGIQDKFPIFGICLGHQLFAMANGATTSKMTFGHRGFNHAVREIATGRVDFTSQNHGYAVDSASIDKTDLMVTHIEINDKSVEGVRHKYLPAFSVQFHPDAAPGPHDADYLFDEFMEMIDASKNEKGDF; via the coding sequence ATGAAACGACTTTTAATTTTAGAAGATGGTACAATTTTCGAAGGAACTGCCTTTGGTGCAGATATAGATGTAACAGGTGAAGTCGTCTTCAGTACTGGTATGACTGGCTACCAAGAGTCTATTACCGATCAATCCTATAATGGTCAGATTCTGACATTTACCTATCCTTTAGTCGGCAATTACGGCATTAACAGGGATGATTATGAATCAATCATCCCAACCTGTAAAGGTGTCATCGTTCGTGAACATGCACGATTAGCAAGCAACTGGCGTAATCAAATGTCGCTTGACGAATTTTTACAACGTAAAAATATTCCAGGAATTTCAGGGATTGATACACGTGCGCTTACAAAAATTATTCGCCATCATGGCACCATGAAAGCAACACTTGTTAATCCTGGTGACGAGATTAAACATATTCAAGATCAGCTACGTGCAACAGTCTTACCAACTAATCAAGTGGCACAGGTCTCAACAAAGACAGCCTATCCAAGTCCTGGAACAGGTAGAAGTATCGTTGTTGTTGACTTTGGCCTCAAACACTCTATCTTAAGAGAACTATCAAAGCGAGAGTGTAACCTAACCATTGTGCCACATACGATTACAGCTGAAGAAATCATTGACATGAATCCTGATGGTGTCATGTTAACAAATGGTCCTGGTGACCCGACTGATGTCCCACAAGCCCTTGACATGATTCGTGGCATCCAAGATAAATTCCCAATCTTCGGGATTTGTCTTGGTCATCAACTCTTTGCCATGGCAAATGGGGCGACAACAAGTAAGATGACCTTTGGTCATCGTGGCTTTAACCATGCTGTCCGTGAAATTGCGACTGGTCGTGTTGATTTCACCTCACAAAACCATGGCTATGCGGTCGATAGTGCCTCGATTGACAAAACAGACTTGATGGTTACCCACATCGAAATCAACGATAAATCAGTTGAGGGTGTGCGTCATAAATACCTACCCGCCTTTTCAGTCCAGTTTCACCCAGATGCAGCACCAGGCCCACACGATGCAGACTATCTTTTCGATGAATTTATGGAAATGATCGATGCTAGTAAGAATGAGAAAGGTGACTTTTAA
- a CDS encoding GNAT family N-acetyltransferase, which produces MMLSLRQIQPSDISVCYDFKYGKKADLAWMAYNGPYFGEPILSIAAFDSKMLSRVNDPHYKLITINEQIVGEVSAYWVDGDLKKWLEVGILIYQKENWGKGISSLALSQWIRELFVAHPDIAHIGLTTWSGNPAMMRVGEKSGMTKEGTIRQVRYWQGRYYDSVKYGVLRHDLQSQL; this is translated from the coding sequence ATGATGCTTAGTTTACGACAGATTCAGCCTTCAGATATCAGTGTATGCTATGATTTTAAATATGGCAAAAAAGCCGACTTGGCATGGATGGCTTATAATGGCCCTTATTTTGGAGAACCTATATTATCAATTGCTGCATTTGACAGTAAGATGCTGTCTCGAGTAAATGATCCCCACTATAAACTCATTACGATTAATGAGCAAATCGTTGGTGAAGTATCAGCTTATTGGGTTGATGGTGACTTAAAGAAATGGCTTGAAGTGGGGATCCTGATTTATCAAAAAGAAAATTGGGGTAAAGGTATTTCTTCTCTTGCCCTAAGTCAATGGATTAGGGAGTTATTTGTAGCGCATCCGGATATCGCACATATCGGGCTGACAACTTGGTCAGGTAATCCAGCCATGATGCGTGTAGGTGAAAAGAGTGGCATGACAAAAGAAGGGACGATACGTCAGGTTAGATATTGGCAAGGCAGGTATTATGATTCAGTCAAATATGGTGTGTTGCGCCATGACTTACAGTCTCAACTTTGA
- a CDS encoding dihydroorotate dehydrogenase: MTENRLAIQLPGLDLKNPIMPASGCFGFGQEYAKYYDLNRLGSIMIKATTADARFGNPTPRVAETPSGMLNAIGLQNPGVDAVIAEKLPWLATHFPELPIIANVAGFSNEEYAIVSKKISRVKNVTAIELNISCPNVDHGNQGLLIGQVPELAYAAVKAAVAVSEVPVYVKLTPSVSDIGTVAKAVEDAGATGFTMINTLVGTRYHLQTRQPIIANGTGGMSGPAIFPVALKLIRQVAQQSSLPIIGMGGVDSAESALEMMIAGASAIGIGTANFTDPFACPKIIDNLPNLMDKYGITDLASFVKNCQEEIRG; the protein is encoded by the coding sequence ATGACAGAAAATAGATTAGCAATTCAGCTACCAGGACTTGACTTGAAGAATCCGATTATGCCTGCGTCAGGCTGCTTCGGATTTGGTCAGGAATATGCCAAGTATTATGACTTAAACCGTTTAGGCTCGATTATGATCAAGGCAACAACGGCTGATGCACGTTTTGGTAATCCAACACCTCGTGTCGCAGAAACCCCATCAGGAATGCTTAATGCGATTGGTTTGCAAAATCCAGGTGTCGATGCTGTTATCGCTGAAAAACTACCTTGGCTTGCGACCCATTTTCCTGAACTGCCGATTATTGCAAATGTTGCAGGTTTTTCTAACGAAGAATATGCTATCGTGAGTAAAAAAATCAGTCGTGTCAAAAACGTGACAGCTATTGAGCTTAATATTTCTTGTCCCAATGTCGATCATGGCAATCAGGGGTTGCTGATTGGTCAAGTCCCTGAATTAGCCTATGCTGCCGTTAAAGCTGCGGTAGCTGTCTCAGAAGTCCCTGTATATGTTAAGTTAACGCCTTCTGTTTCAGATATCGGTACTGTTGCTAAGGCGGTAGAGGATGCAGGGGCGACAGGCTTTACTATGATCAATACCTTGGTTGGCACAAGATATCATTTGCAAACACGACAACCAATCATCGCAAATGGGACAGGTGGCATGTCAGGACCAGCCATTTTCCCAGTAGCGCTTAAACTCATTCGCCAGGTTGCCCAGCAATCCAGTCTACCCATTATTGGTATGGGAGGTGTTGATTCTGCAGAAAGTGCCTTAGAAATGATGATTGCAGGCGCATCGGCAATCGGTATCGGGACAGCAAACTTTACAGATCCATTTGCTTGTCCTAAAATAATAGATAATCTGCCAAACCTAATGGATAAATATGGGATAACAGATTTAGCTAGTTTTGTAAAAAACTGTCAGGAGGAAATTCGTGGGTAA
- the pyrF gene encoding orotidine-5'-phosphate decarboxylase, whose product MGKYTENRPVIAMDFAGMDEVKSFLSKFEIDEQLYLKVGMELFYAAGPDIVKYMKSLGHDVFLDLKLHDIPNTVKSAMKVIRHLGVDLTNVHAAGGVEMMSEALDGLAGTTQLIAVTQLTSTSEQQMHDFQNIQSSLTDSVIHYAKKTQEAGLAGVVCSAQEVAMIKQATTSEFICLTPGIRPLGAAVGDQKRVMTPSQARAIGSDFIVVGRPITQASEPVSAYQKIRKEWASL is encoded by the coding sequence GTGGGTAAATATACAGAAAACAGACCAGTTATTGCCATGGACTTTGCAGGAATGGACGAGGTTAAATCATTTCTCAGCAAATTTGAAATAGATGAGCAATTGTATCTTAAAGTAGGGATGGAATTATTTTATGCAGCTGGACCAGACATCGTCAAGTATATGAAGTCTCTGGGTCATGATGTCTTTCTAGATTTAAAACTTCATGATATTCCAAACACTGTCAAGTCAGCTATGAAGGTCATCAGACATCTCGGTGTTGATTTGACTAACGTTCATGCAGCTGGTGGTGTTGAAATGATGTCGGAAGCTCTGGATGGTTTGGCAGGCACAACTCAATTAATCGCCGTCACCCAGTTGACCTCAACAAGCGAGCAACAAATGCATGATTTTCAAAATATTCAAAGCAGTTTGACGGATTCAGTCATCCATTATGCCAAAAAAACGCAAGAAGCTGGACTTGCAGGTGTTGTCTGTTCAGCACAAGAAGTTGCCATGATCAAACAAGCAACAACGTCAGAGTTTATCTGTTTAACTCCTGGCATCAGACCACTCGGTGCAGCAGTTGGTGACCAAAAACGTGTGATGACGCCAAGTCAAGCAAGAGCTATCGGCAGTGACTTTATCGTGGTAGGTAGACCAATCACACAAGCATCAGAGCCTGTGTCGGCCTACCAAAAGATCAGGAAGGAATGGGCTTCTCTCTGA
- a CDS encoding dihydroorotate dehydrogenase electron transfer subunit, with translation MILQEDMLIVSNINIAPRVFRMVLKGEIVLDITAPDQFLHIRVPSPDKILRRPISISEYNKTDKSCVIIYRVEGPGLAVVSDMQAGQTLDVMGPLGNGFDMTGPFPNGKALIIGGGIGTPPLVQLAKDLTVTGIAVTVLLGFAQQSAVILETEFAAASSQLEIVTDDGSYGQKGNVGLLMDNLDLMSYDAIYACGAQGMLKAVASRTETHPNAFISMEARMACGMGACYACVVHVAGDETGQKSLKVCDEGPIFRVGEVVI, from the coding sequence ATGATTTTACAAGAAGACATGTTGATTGTGTCAAATATAAACATCGCACCACGTGTATTTAGAATGGTCTTAAAAGGTGAAATCGTATTAGATATCACAGCTCCTGACCAATTTTTACATATTCGGGTGCCAAGCCCAGATAAAATTTTACGTCGGCCTATTTCTATTTCTGAATATAATAAGACCGATAAGAGTTGCGTCATTATTTACCGGGTTGAGGGTCCTGGTCTTGCAGTCGTTTCCGACATGCAAGCAGGACAAACCTTAGATGTGATGGGGCCACTCGGCAATGGTTTTGATATGACAGGGCCTTTTCCGAATGGGAAAGCCCTGATTATAGGTGGTGGTATCGGTACACCCCCCTTAGTACAGTTAGCAAAAGACCTGACTGTAACTGGTATAGCAGTTACAGTACTTTTAGGATTTGCACAACAATCAGCTGTTATTTTGGAAACTGAGTTTGCAGCTGCCTCGTCACAACTTGAGATTGTAACAGATGATGGTTCTTATGGTCAAAAAGGAAATGTTGGCTTATTAATGGATAATCTTGATCTTATGAGCTATGATGCAATCTATGCGTGTGGTGCACAAGGGATGCTCAAAGCTGTTGCCAGTCGTACTGAAACGCATCCAAACGCCTTTATCTCGATGGAAGCGCGTATGGCCTGTGGTATGGGAGCATGCTATGCCTGTGTGGTACATGTTGCAGGAGATGAAACGGGTCAGAAATCTCTAAAAGTTTGTGATGAAGGCCCTATTTTCAGAGTTGGTGAGGTGGTTATCTGA